One Verrucomicrobiia bacterium DNA window includes the following coding sequences:
- a CDS encoding PAS domain S-box protein, with translation MLQLQAVLDHLTEGLVITDPAGNMLHWNPVAVQMHGFATAADWQRPLSEFGDIFELATPAGKILPVNEWPLARILRGEIVRECEIHARRKDMDWRRVLSYAGALAHDAAGKPMVAVVTITDITARKRAEHKLQASERWFRALTEKAAEDIILLDANGRITYESPHETPLLGFVSGEMTGHSCFELVHPDDLPFARQTFARILDHAGATAQGELRMGHRDGRWSWIHFSATNLLPDEAVGAVVLNLYDISERKEAEQKLRASEERLQQGINVARLGLFEHDHRTDLIYYSPLMREINGWKDTAPVTLQRILAAVHPDDRATFLSAVKRAHDPAGNGQFITEHRIVQPNGIIRWVSARAQTTFEGEGAARRPARTIGALVDITERKQAEARLRYQLRLTRDIANNTAAAIFVTDGKGCITFLNTEAERVFGYSRTELLGRILHDALHHHHPDGCPFPMNECPLAKIFSSGETVRNHEDVFFRKDGSPIHVSCSNSRLELDDAWPGTVIVLHDITARKQAETALRESEQTLRLVMDTVPHGIFAKDETGHFVLANQAMARFAGLTPEQMVGHTDAELFGVPEQIANFRQTDAEVIRSGQSKMIQEELLTDAQARTRVLQTTKVPFTVPATGAAAVLGVAVDITERKQAEARFRDLLESAPDAMVIHDQRGQIVLVNAQAERLFGYDRSEMVGQPIELLIPPRYHHSHIQDRLAYAQQPRTRQMGPGLELFGRRKDGGEFPAEVSLSPLESDDGVLISSAVRDITTRKATEQALLQARDKLEHRVAERTAELARTNEQLKTEIAERVEAEQALRRQAELLDMASDAIIIRDEDGIIRYWNRGAERVYGYTPAQAIGQPIQPLLRSVYPNGWEALETALAKTGVWIGEIAQTSRTGRPLIVESHQQRVLQPDGRTVVLVTNHDITERVQMNDEIVAAGERERERIGQNLHDGLCQILTAARLKTDSLMTRISGEDAATGRSLKSIATLIVQAVDEARDLARGLEPVEHLPEGLMSALHQLATTTSRLFNVACTCEFPQSVLVLDHKVATALFRIAQEATNNAIKHSRAGTIQIRLIREGKAGVLTVISDGKPFPKHPRTSGMGLKTMRFRAERIGATLEVKRGPRKGTIVRCVLPTLPENPGESAVTESRPSQLNILNILSNPPAASQRSPEPPKGGTS, from the coding sequence TTGCTTCAACTGCAGGCGGTCCTGGATCATCTGACGGAAGGGCTGGTCATCACCGATCCCGCGGGCAACATGCTGCACTGGAATCCCGTGGCGGTGCAGATGCACGGCTTCGCCACCGCGGCCGACTGGCAGCGCCCGCTGTCCGAATTTGGCGACATTTTTGAGCTCGCCACGCCCGCCGGCAAAATCCTGCCCGTGAATGAATGGCCGCTGGCGCGCATCCTGCGCGGCGAGATTGTTCGCGAATGCGAAATCCACGCGCGCCGCAAGGACATGGACTGGCGGCGCGTGCTCAGCTACGCCGGCGCCCTCGCCCATGATGCGGCGGGCAAGCCGATGGTGGCGGTCGTCACCATCACGGACATCACCGCGCGCAAACGCGCCGAACACAAGTTGCAGGCGAGCGAACGCTGGTTCCGCGCGCTGACGGAGAAGGCCGCCGAGGACATCATCCTGCTGGATGCGAACGGCCGGATCACCTACGAAAGCCCGCATGAAACGCCGCTGCTCGGGTTCGTCTCCGGTGAGATGACCGGCCACAGCTGCTTCGAGCTGGTGCATCCGGACGACCTCCCGTTCGCCCGCCAGACTTTCGCGCGCATTCTGGACCACGCGGGGGCGACGGCCCAGGGCGAGTTGCGGATGGGCCACCGCGACGGCCGCTGGAGCTGGATTCATTTTTCGGCCACGAACCTGTTGCCCGACGAGGCGGTGGGCGCCGTGGTGTTGAATCTCTACGACATCAGCGAGCGCAAGGAGGCCGAACAAAAACTGCGCGCCAGCGAGGAGCGGCTGCAACAGGGCATCAACGTGGCCCGGCTCGGCCTCTTCGAACACGATCATCGGACCGACCTGATTTATTACTCGCCGCTGATGCGGGAGATCAACGGCTGGAAGGACACCGCGCCCGTCACGCTGCAACGCATCCTCGCCGCGGTGCATCCCGACGACCGCGCCACCTTCCTGAGCGCCGTCAAACGCGCCCACGATCCCGCGGGCAACGGCCAGTTCATCACCGAACACCGCATCGTTCAGCCCAACGGCATCATCCGCTGGGTCAGCGCGCGCGCGCAGACCACGTTCGAGGGCGAAGGCGCCGCGCGCCGGCCCGCGCGCACGATTGGCGCGCTGGTGGACATCACCGAACGCAAGCAGGCCGAGGCCCGGTTGCGCTACCAGTTGCGGCTGACGCGCGACATCGCCAACAACACCGCCGCCGCGATTTTCGTCACTGACGGCAAGGGCTGCATCACGTTTTTGAACACCGAGGCGGAGCGCGTCTTCGGTTACTCGCGCACGGAATTGCTGGGCCGCATCCTGCACGATGCGTTGCATCATCATCACCCCGACGGCTGCCCCTTCCCGATGAACGAGTGTCCGCTGGCGAAAATCTTCAGCTCGGGCGAAACGGTCCGGAACCACGAGGACGTGTTCTTTCGCAAGGACGGCTCGCCGATTCATGTTTCCTGCTCGAACAGCCGCCTCGAACTGGACGACGCATGGCCGGGCACGGTGATCGTGCTGCACGACATCACCGCGCGCAAGCAGGCGGAAACCGCGTTGCGCGAAAGCGAGCAAACGCTCCGGCTGGTCATGGACACCGTGCCGCACGGGATTTTTGCCAAGGATGAAACCGGTCATTTCGTGCTCGCCAACCAGGCCATGGCGCGCTTTGCCGGTCTGACCCCCGAACAGATGGTCGGACACACGGATGCCGAACTGTTCGGGGTTCCAGAGCAAATCGCCAACTTCCGCCAGACCGACGCGGAGGTCATTCGCAGCGGCCAGTCCAAGATGATCCAGGAGGAGCTGTTGACCGATGCCCAGGCCCGGACCCGCGTGCTGCAAACCACCAAGGTGCCGTTCACCGTGCCGGCCACGGGCGCCGCCGCCGTGCTCGGCGTGGCGGTGGACATCACCGAGCGCAAACAGGCCGAGGCGCGCTTCCGCGATCTGCTCGAATCCGCGCCCGACGCCATGGTCATTCACGATCAGCGCGGCCAGATCGTCCTCGTCAACGCGCAGGCCGAACGGCTCTTTGGTTATGACCGCAGCGAGATGGTGGGCCAGCCGATCGAGCTGCTGATTCCGCCCCGCTATCATCATTCCCACATCCAGGACCGGCTCGCCTATGCGCAACAACCCCGCACGCGGCAGATGGGCCCGGGCCTGGAACTCTTCGGCCGGCGCAAGGACGGCGGCGAATTCCCGGCCGAAGTCAGCCTCAGCCCGCTGGAAAGCGACGACGGCGTGCTCATCTCCAGCGCCGTGCGCGACATCACCACCCGCAAGGCCACGGAACAGGCGCTGTTGCAGGCGCGCGACAAACTCGAGCACCGCGTGGCCGAGCGCACGGCCGAACTGGCCCGGACCAACGAGCAGTTGAAAACCGAAATCGCCGAGCGCGTTGAGGCCGAGCAGGCGCTGCGCCGCCAGGCTGAACTGCTCGACATGGCGTCGGACGCCATCATCATCCGCGACGAGGACGGCATCATCCGCTACTGGAACCGCGGAGCGGAACGGGTTTACGGCTACACGCCCGCGCAGGCCATCGGCCAGCCCATCCAGCCGCTGCTGCGGTCGGTTTACCCGAACGGCTGGGAAGCCCTGGAGACGGCCCTCGCCAAAACCGGCGTCTGGATCGGTGAAATCGCACAAACCTCGCGCACCGGCCGCCCGCTCATCGTCGAGAGCCACCAGCAACGGGTCCTCCAGCCCGACGGCCGCACGGTCGTGCTCGTGACCAATCACGACATCACCGAGCGCGTGCAGATGAACGACGAAATCGTGGCCGCCGGCGAGCGGGAGCGCGAACGCATCGGCCAGAATCTGCACGATGGCCTGTGCCAGATTCTGACCGCGGCCCGGTTGAAAACGGATTCGCTGATGACGCGGATCAGCGGCGAGGACGCGGCCACGGGGCGCAGCCTGAAGTCCATTGCCACGCTGATTGTGCAGGCCGTCGATGAAGCCCGCGACCTCGCCCGCGGCTTGGAGCCGGTGGAGCACCTGCCCGAGGGCCTGATGTCCGCGCTGCACCAGCTGGCCACCACGACCAGCCGGCTGTTCAACGTGGCCTGCACCTGCGAATTCCCGCAGTCCGTGCTCGTGCTGGACCACAAGGTGGCCACCGCATTGTTCCGCATTGCCCAGGAGGCCACCAACAACGCGATCAAGCACAGCCGCGCTGGAACC